Proteins co-encoded in one Sphingopyxis sp. BE259 genomic window:
- a CDS encoding glycoside hydrolase family 97 protein translates to MRTLIATAALLAATATPALAQDARPSQTATSPDGSLVLTVSTDNDQRPTWSLSRKGKLLIAPSKLGFLMADRVGLQRGFAIEGADKASADGQWELPWGERRFVRDHHNELLVRFRQHESWGGHALNVRFRLFDDGIGFRYELPEQAGLKTAKIVDEITEFDIAAPGTAWWITAGEWNRYEQIYQKTPIDAVATAHTPMTMRLDDGTHLAFHEAALVDYSGMWLKRAEGRLFRSTLSPSSRGPRVIRDLPFNTPWRTIRITDDAAGLVESDLELNLNEPNKLGDVSWVKPMKYIGIWWGMIRGDWSWAEGPNHGATTARTKQYIDFAAKHGFGGVLVEGWNKGWESNWFGHGDAYSFTQAYPDFDLKAVTDHARKKGVTLIGHHETGGNIAVYEAQLEDAMKLYGDLGVRAVKTGYVADAGGIIAPGDAPGETRMEWHDGQRQVQHHQKVVETAAKYKVAVNPHEPVKDTGLRRTYPNWVAREGARGMEYNSWSAFANGGPDHEPTLVYTRMLSGPMDYTPGVLSLVGGEGRPHASTLAKQLGLYLAIYSPIQMAADFIENLEKHPRELEFIKVVPADWADSHLIAGEVGDYAIFARKDRNSADWYVGGVNDGTERTLTLGFDFLDADKTYTATIYKDGEGATYLTEARHKIAYETIKVKKGDSYKLWLAPGGGAAIRLHPAK, encoded by the coding sequence ATGCGGACCCTGATTGCCACTGCCGCGCTGCTTGCCGCGACCGCGACCCCCGCGCTGGCGCAGGATGCGCGCCCGTCGCAGACCGCGACCTCGCCCGACGGCAGCCTGGTGCTCACCGTATCGACCGACAACGACCAGCGCCCGACCTGGTCATTGTCGCGCAAGGGCAAGCTGCTCATCGCGCCGTCGAAGCTGGGTTTCCTGATGGCCGACCGCGTGGGGTTGCAACGCGGTTTTGCGATCGAGGGCGCCGACAAGGCCAGCGCCGACGGGCAATGGGAATTGCCGTGGGGCGAGCGCCGGTTCGTGCGCGATCACCATAATGAACTGCTGGTGCGGTTTCGCCAGCATGAAAGCTGGGGCGGCCATGCGCTCAACGTCCGCTTCCGGCTGTTCGACGACGGCATCGGTTTTCGGTACGAGCTGCCCGAACAGGCGGGGCTGAAGACCGCCAAGATTGTCGATGAGATCACCGAATTCGACATCGCGGCGCCCGGCACCGCCTGGTGGATCACCGCGGGCGAGTGGAACCGCTACGAACAGATTTATCAAAAGACCCCGATCGATGCGGTCGCCACCGCGCACACGCCAATGACGATGCGGCTCGACGACGGCACCCATCTGGCGTTTCACGAAGCGGCGCTGGTCGATTATTCGGGCATGTGGCTGAAACGCGCCGAGGGGCGGCTGTTCCGTTCGACGCTGTCGCCCTCGTCGCGCGGGCCGCGCGTCATCCGCGACTTGCCGTTCAACACCCCCTGGCGCACGATCCGGATCACCGACGATGCCGCGGGACTCGTCGAAAGCGACCTGGAGCTTAACCTCAACGAACCCAATAAGCTCGGCGATGTCAGCTGGGTCAAGCCGATGAAATATATCGGCATCTGGTGGGGGATGATCCGCGGCGACTGGAGCTGGGCCGAGGGGCCGAACCATGGCGCAACCACCGCGCGGACCAAGCAATATATCGATTTCGCCGCCAAACATGGGTTCGGCGGGGTGCTGGTCGAGGGCTGGAACAAGGGCTGGGAAAGCAATTGGTTCGGGCATGGCGACGCCTATAGCTTTACCCAGGCCTATCCCGATTTTGACCTCAAGGCCGTGACCGACCACGCCCGCAAAAAGGGCGTTACGCTGATCGGCCACCATGAAACCGGCGGCAACATCGCGGTCTATGAAGCGCAGCTTGAAGACGCCATGAAGCTCTATGGCGACCTCGGCGTCCGGGCGGTCAAGACCGGCTATGTCGCCGACGCGGGCGGGATTATCGCGCCAGGCGATGCGCCGGGCGAGACGCGCATGGAATGGCACGACGGCCAGCGGCAGGTGCAGCATCATCAAAAGGTCGTCGAGACCGCGGCAAAATATAAGGTTGCGGTCAATCCGCACGAACCGGTCAAGGACACCGGGTTGCGCCGGACTTACCCCAATTGGGTGGCGCGCGAGGGCGCACGCGGCATGGAATATAATAGCTGGAGCGCCTTTGCGAACGGCGGTCCCGACCATGAGCCGACATTGGTCTATACGCGCATGTTGTCGGGGCCGATGGACTATACGCCCGGGGTCTTGAGCCTCGTCGGCGGCGAAGGGCGGCCGCACGCCTCGACCCTTGCAAAGCAGCTGGGACTCTATCTTGCCATTTATTCGCCGATCCAGATGGCGGCCGACTTCATCGAAAATCTGGAAAAGCATCCGCGCGAGCTGGAGTTTATCAAGGTCGTTCCCGCCGATTGGGCCGACAGCCACCTGATCGCGGGTGAGGTTGGCGATTATGCGATTTTTGCGCGCAAGGACCGGAACAGCGCCGACTGGTATGTCGGCGGGGTCAACGACGGCACCGAACGCACGCTGACGCTGGGGTTCGACTTTCTCGACGCGGACAAGACCTACACCGCGACGATCTACAAGGATGGCGAAGGCGCGACCTATCTGACCGAAGCGCGGCACAAGATCGCCTATGAAACGATCAAGGTGAAGAAGGGCGATTCCTACAAGCTATGGCTCGCCCCCGGCGGCGGCGCGGCGATCCGGCTTCACCCAGCCAAGTAA
- a CDS encoding NAD-glutamate dehydrogenase domain-containing protein yields the protein MPQNSSATPETDTPPTAAKVPAKIAAAYLTALRGSALPGEGDDMDAAALADASQFAGRASLDRAAETPSLLLEPMAADGTDRRMRLVIVNDDMPFLVDSTSQIVAAQGLAVHRILHPVVAVKRDAKGHLLEAGSGSDRESVIYMELERGDARARRRLLDALEAALRDVRSAVRDWRAMRAALLADAAMRVEGEAAELLRWFEGGSMTQLGHEWRTRGGQAQDPLGVSESGESQLLSPAALDAAFAWFDGGGQAPLLIKSNRLSAVHRRVLLDLVIVPELKGKKVDRLSIHAGLWTSQALSTPPAKVPVLRAQLDALMTKFGFDPTGHAGKALAHALTALPHDLLIAFDAASLEELVLTSMSITDRPRPKLVTVRSALGRHLFAFVWLPRDEVSTGRRIAVEAMLVREAKAGVIGWTMVLEDGGAALLRYTLDLRSGGVVPDTDALNAQLEQMVRGWQPEVEAALAKRGDPGRAAALAARFAPTFPPNYRNLYNPEEAARDILRLRDLDATNPRSVRLAKKSLDGDDRLRLKVYSAVGPLALSDVVPALEHFGFEVLEEIPTALGQSRAPGMEADDEPPIVIHDFTLRLPATVDELALLPYAETLEGAIAAVLGGKAENDAFNELVLTNQIDPGAIVWLRAWFRYLRQGGSAYGMDTVVSALRHAPALTAALIERFSALHDPKARDAKRAEVLEAEILAGFADIKSIDEDRILRLFHAVIGATLRTNAFAPAAAEALAFKIDSSLVPGLPKPLPWREVWVYSPRVEGIHLRAGPVARGGLRWSDRRDDFRTEILGLMKAQRVKNAVIVPTGAKGGFYPKALPDVALDRDAWFAEGTECYRIFIRSLLSITDNLVAGKVVHPSGVVIHDGDDPYFVVAADKGTATFSDVANALAMERDFWLGDAFASGGSKGYDHKAMGITAKGAWLSVQRHFAEMGVDVQSDTIRVVGCGDMSGDVFGNGMLLSKAIQLVAAFDHRHIFLDPNPDPAKSWKERDRMFNLPRSSWADYNAKLISKGGGIFPRSQKSIPLSPEVQALLGLSVSEIDPGALISAILKAPADLLWFGGIGTYVKAASQNNAEVGDPANDALRVDAEDLRVRAVGEGANLGTTQAARIAFSAKGGRINTDFIDNSAGVDCSDNEVNIKIALNREMTEGRLTQEARDALLVRMTDDVSALVLEDNRLQALALSIAEQGGSAAVASYVRLMETFETTGRLDRKVEGLAANDELLRRAAEGRGLTRPELAVLLSTAKLALQDAIEDSSLPDDPALGSDLAAAFPAEMQRDFAGAIADHQLRREIIATKLANRIINRMGIVHPFELVEEEGCALGDIAAAFVAVERLLDMPAIWGALDAARIDESVRLSLFAQAASAMTSQMADLLRVTQTLAQPGPVVARLEPGVDRLMTGVDALLSPSVKRQWDMLTQQLLDAGAPETLTAAVVQLFKTDGAIGIVDLAERRGDDEVAVTHAFTHLGEALGLDWAQTLAAHMSPADPWERLLVNSLARDFQQMRLTFLAGLPKGDLDTAVTAWLTEHAPRVAQFRATVDRARTIPNPNGAMLSHIAGQARGLLGR from the coding sequence ATGCCACAAAATTCGTCCGCCACGCCGGAAACGGACACGCCCCCCACCGCCGCCAAAGTCCCCGCCAAAATCGCCGCCGCCTATCTGACGGCGCTGCGCGGCAGTGCGCTGCCCGGTGAGGGTGACGACATGGACGCGGCCGCGCTGGCGGACGCCAGCCAGTTCGCCGGGCGCGCCTCGCTCGACCGTGCCGCCGAAACCCCGTCGCTGCTGCTCGAACCGATGGCCGCCGACGGCACCGACCGGCGGATGCGGCTGGTCATTGTCAACGACGACATGCCCTTTCTAGTCGATTCGACGTCGCAGATCGTTGCGGCGCAGGGGCTGGCGGTGCACCGCATCCTGCACCCTGTCGTCGCCGTGAAGCGCGATGCCAAGGGGCATTTGCTGGAAGCGGGTAGCGGGTCCGATCGCGAGTCGGTGATTTATATGGAGCTGGAGCGCGGCGATGCGCGGGCGCGCCGCCGCCTGCTCGACGCGCTCGAAGCGGCGCTGCGCGATGTCCGCTCCGCGGTGCGCGACTGGCGTGCGATGCGCGCCGCGCTGCTCGCCGATGCCGCGATGCGGGTCGAGGGTGAGGCCGCCGAACTGCTGCGCTGGTTCGAGGGCGGGTCGATGACCCAGCTAGGCCACGAATGGCGCACCCGCGGCGGCCAGGCGCAGGATCCGTTGGGCGTCAGCGAAAGCGGCGAGAGCCAGCTCTTGTCGCCCGCCGCACTCGACGCAGCCTTTGCTTGGTTCGATGGCGGCGGCCAGGCGCCGCTGCTGATCAAGTCGAACCGGCTGTCGGCGGTCCATCGCCGCGTGCTGCTCGATCTGGTCATCGTTCCCGAACTCAAGGGCAAGAAGGTCGACCGGCTGTCGATCCACGCCGGACTGTGGACCAGCCAGGCGCTGTCGACCCCGCCCGCCAAGGTGCCGGTGTTGCGCGCACAGCTCGATGCGCTGATGACCAAATTCGGTTTCGATCCCACCGGCCACGCCGGCAAGGCGCTGGCGCACGCGCTGACCGCGCTGCCGCACGATCTGCTGATCGCGTTCGACGCTGCCTCGCTGGAAGAACTGGTGCTGACGTCGATGTCGATCACCGACCGTCCGCGGCCGAAGCTGGTCACGGTGCGCAGCGCGCTCGGCCGCCATCTGTTCGCATTCGTCTGGCTGCCGCGCGACGAGGTATCGACCGGGCGCCGCATCGCGGTCGAGGCGATGCTGGTGCGCGAAGCCAAAGCCGGGGTCATCGGCTGGACGATGGTGCTCGAGGATGGCGGCGCCGCCTTGCTACGCTACACGCTCGACCTGCGCAGCGGCGGCGTCGTGCCCGACACCGATGCGCTCAACGCCCAGCTCGAACAGATGGTGCGCGGCTGGCAACCCGAGGTCGAGGCGGCGCTGGCCAAGCGCGGCGATCCGGGGCGTGCCGCGGCGCTGGCGGCGCGCTTTGCGCCGACCTTCCCGCCCAATTACCGCAACCTCTACAACCCCGAGGAAGCGGCGCGCGACATTCTGCGGCTGCGCGATCTCGACGCGACAAATCCGCGCAGCGTCCGGCTGGCGAAAAAGAGTCTCGACGGCGACGACCGGCTGCGGCTCAAGGTTTACAGCGCGGTCGGGCCGCTCGCGCTGTCCGACGTGGTTCCTGCGCTCGAACATTTCGGTTTCGAAGTGCTCGAGGAAATCCCGACCGCGCTCGGCCAGAGCCGCGCCCCAGGGATGGAAGCCGATGACGAACCGCCGATCGTCATCCATGATTTCACCCTGCGTCTGCCCGCCACCGTCGATGAGCTCGCGTTGCTGCCCTACGCCGAGACGCTCGAAGGCGCGATTGCCGCGGTGCTCGGCGGCAAGGCCGAGAATGACGCATTCAACGAACTCGTGCTCACCAACCAGATCGATCCGGGTGCGATCGTCTGGCTGCGCGCCTGGTTCCGCTATCTGCGTCAGGGCGGGTCAGCGTACGGCATGGACACCGTCGTCAGCGCCCTGCGCCACGCCCCGGCGCTGACCGCGGCACTGATCGAGCGGTTCAGCGCGCTGCACGATCCCAAGGCGCGCGATGCCAAGCGCGCCGAGGTGCTGGAAGCCGAAATTCTGGCGGGCTTTGCCGACATCAAGTCGATCGACGAAGATCGCATTCTGCGGCTGTTCCACGCGGTGATCGGCGCGACGCTGCGCACCAACGCCTTTGCCCCCGCCGCCGCCGAAGCACTGGCGTTCAAGATCGATTCCAGCCTCGTCCCTGGCCTGCCCAAACCGCTGCCATGGCGCGAAGTTTGGGTCTATTCGCCGCGGGTCGAGGGCATCCACCTGCGCGCCGGTCCCGTCGCGCGAGGCGGGCTGCGCTGGTCCGACCGCCGCGACGACTTCCGCACCGAAATCCTGGGGCTGATGAAGGCGCAGCGCGTGAAGAACGCCGTGATCGTGCCGACCGGCGCGAAGGGCGGCTTCTATCCCAAGGCGCTGCCCGACGTCGCACTCGACCGTGATGCGTGGTTCGCCGAGGGCACCGAATGCTACCGCATCTTCATCCGGTCGCTGCTGTCGATCACCGACAATCTGGTCGCGGGCAAGGTCGTGCATCCCTCGGGCGTCGTGATCCACGACGGTGACGATCCGTATTTTGTCGTTGCCGCCGACAAGGGCACCGCGACCTTCTCCGACGTCGCCAACGCACTGGCGATGGAGCGCGATTTCTGGCTCGGCGATGCCTTCGCCAGCGGCGGGTCGAAGGGTTATGACCACAAGGCGATGGGCATCACCGCCAAGGGCGCGTGGCTGTCGGTCCAGCGCCATTTCGCGGAAATGGGCGTCGATGTGCAGAGCGACACGATCCGCGTCGTCGGCTGCGGCGACATGTCGGGTGACGTGTTCGGTAACGGGATGTTGCTGTCGAAGGCGATCCAGCTGGTCGCGGCGTTCGACCACCGCCATATCTTCCTCGATCCCAATCCCGATCCGGCGAAAAGCTGGAAAGAGCGCGATCGGATGTTTAATCTGCCGCGCTCATCCTGGGCTGATTACAATGCCAAGCTGATTTCGAAGGGCGGCGGCATTTTCCCGCGCAGCCAGAAAAGCATCCCGCTGTCCCCCGAAGTGCAGGCGTTGCTTGGCCTGTCAGTCAGCGAGATCGACCCCGGCGCGCTGATTTCGGCGATCCTGAAGGCGCCCGCCGACCTGCTGTGGTTCGGCGGCATCGGCACTTATGTGAAGGCGGCGAGCCAGAATAATGCCGAGGTCGGCGATCCTGCCAACGACGCGCTGCGCGTCGATGCCGAAGATTTGCGGGTGCGCGCGGTGGGCGAGGGTGCCAATTTGGGCACCACCCAGGCGGCGCGCATCGCTTTCTCGGCGAAGGGCGGGCGGATCAACACCGACTTCATCGACAATTCCGCCGGGGTCGATTGTTCGGATAACGAGGTCAATATCAAGATCGCGCTCAATCGCGAGATGACCGAAGGCCGCCTCACCCAGGAAGCGCGCGATGCACTGTTGGTGCGGATGACCGACGATGTGTCGGCGCTGGTGCTCGAGGACAACCGGTTGCAGGCGCTGGCGCTGTCGATCGCCGAACAGGGCGGGTCGGCGGCGGTCGCTTCCTATGTCCGGTTGATGGAGACGTTCGAGACGACGGGTCGCCTCGATCGCAAGGTCGAAGGATTGGCGGCGAATGACGAACTGCTGCGCCGCGCCGCCGAAGGCCGCGGGCTGACCCGCCCCGAACTCGCGGTGCTGCTGTCGACCGCAAAGCTCGCGTTGCAGGACGCGATCGAGGACAGCAGCCTGCCCGACGATCCGGCGCTGGGCAGCGATCTGGCCGCCGCGTTCCCCGCCGAAATGCAGCGCGATTTTGCCGGTGCTATTGCCGATCATCAGCTGCGCCGCGAAATCATCGCGACCAAGCTGGCGAACCGCATCATCAACCGCATGGGTATCGTCCATCCGTTCGAACTGGTCGAAGAGGAAGGTTGCGCGCTCGGCGACATCGCCGCAGCGTTCGTCGCGGTCGAGCGGCTGCTCGACATGCCCGCGATCTGGGGCGCGCTTGACGCCGCCAGGATCGATGAAAGCGTGCGGCTGTCGCTGTTCGCCCAAGCCGCCTCGGCGATGACCTCGCAAATGGCCGACCTGCTGCGCGTGACGCAGACGCTGGCGCAACCGGGACCAGTTGTCGCCCGGCTCGAACCCGGGGTCGATCGTCTGATGACCGGGGTCGATGCGCTGCTCAGCCCCTCGGTCAAGCGCCAGTGGGATATGCTGACCCAGCAATTGCTCGACGCGGGCGCCCCCGAAACGCTGACCGCCGCGGTGGTCCAGCTGTTCAAGACCGACGGCGCGATCGGCATCGTCGACCTGGCCGAACGGCGCGGCGACGACGAGGTCGCGGTCACCCACGCCTTCACCCATCTCGGCGAGGCGCTCGGGCTCGACTGGGCGCAAACGCTGGCGGCGCATATGAGCCCGGCCGATCCGTGGGAACGCTTGCTGGTCAACAGTCTGGCGCGTGATTTCCAGCAGATGCGGCTGACCTTTCTGGCCGGGTTGCCGAAGGGCGACCTCGATACGGCGGTGACGGCTTGGCTGACCGAGCACGCTCCGCGCGTTGCCCAGTTCCGCGCCACGGTCGATCGTGCCCGGACGATCCCGAACCCCAATGGCGCCATGCTGTCGCATATCGCCGGACAGGCGCGGGGATTGTTGGGGCGGTAG
- a CDS encoding ribbon-helix-helix domain-containing protein: protein MSAPLHPPVKRSVTIAGHPTSISLEPMFWDALEAAAARQSLPINALVARIDVERMEADDPPNLTSAIRQWLWRHAAG from the coding sequence GTGAGCGCCCCGTTGCACCCGCCCGTCAAACGCTCGGTCACCATCGCCGGTCACCCAACCTCGATCAGCCTGGAGCCGATGTTCTGGGACGCCCTCGAGGCCGCAGCAGCGCGCCAATCCCTGCCAATCAACGCCCTCGTCGCTCGGATCGATGTCGAGCGAATGGAGGCCGATGACCCGCCGAATCTGACCTCGGCAATCCGGCAATGGTTGTGGCGGCACGCTGCTGGTTAG
- a CDS encoding DUF7010 family protein, producing MTDTALTVAQRDLAQAYAGGGPGVLVSGLVWLIAGAVWQLHGVNAAFAALFFGGMAIHPLGVLIERLAFRAPKATVGKPLETLAIEATIPLFVGVMIAWVLLVRAPDLAIPVFAAIVGARYFLFRTMYGEIAYWVVGGAILAVAGITMFGISVPLNLGYVVGIVELAAAAIILQRWRTRR from the coding sequence ATGACCGACACCGCCCTCACAGTCGCCCAGCGTGACCTTGCCCAGGCCTATGCCGGCGGCGGCCCCGGCGTCCTCGTCTCGGGCCTCGTCTGGCTGATCGCGGGTGCGGTTTGGCAACTACACGGCGTCAACGCCGCCTTTGCCGCGCTGTTTTTTGGCGGTATGGCGATCCACCCGCTAGGCGTCCTGATCGAACGCCTCGCTTTCCGCGCACCCAAGGCCACCGTAGGCAAGCCGCTCGAAACGCTGGCGATCGAGGCGACGATCCCGCTGTTCGTCGGCGTGATGATCGCCTGGGTGCTGCTCGTGCGCGCGCCCGACCTCGCGATCCCCGTCTTCGCCGCGATCGTTGGCGCCCGCTATTTCCTGTTCCGCACGATGTATGGCGAGATCGCCTATTGGGTAGTCGGCGGCGCGATTCTGGCCGTCGCCGGGATCACCATGTTCGGGATCAGCGTGCCGCTGAACCTGGGCTATGTCGTCGGCATCGTCGAGCTGGCCGCCGCCGCCATAATCCTGCAGCGCTGGCGCACGCGCCGGTGA
- the phbB gene encoding acetoacetyl-CoA reductase, with product MARVAIVTGGSRGIGEAISLKLQEQGVTVIANYGGNDEKAKAFTDRTGIAAMKWDVGDHQACLDSCARIAEEFGPVDIVVNNAGITRDGTLARMSYADWDDVMRVNLGGCFNMAKATFGGMVERGWGRIVNIGSINGQAGQYGQVNYAAAKSGIHGFTKALAQEGAKKGVTVNAIAPGYIDTDMVAAVPAPVLEKIVAKIPVGRLGQADEIARGVAFLCSEDAGFVTGSTMSINGGQHMY from the coding sequence ATGGCACGCGTAGCAATCGTCACCGGCGGCAGCCGGGGTATCGGGGAGGCGATCAGCCTCAAATTGCAGGAACAGGGGGTCACCGTCATCGCCAACTATGGCGGCAATGACGAAAAGGCGAAGGCCTTTACCGACCGCACCGGCATCGCGGCGATGAAATGGGACGTCGGCGACCATCAGGCCTGCCTCGACAGCTGCGCGCGCATTGCCGAGGAATTTGGCCCCGTCGACATCGTCGTCAACAACGCCGGGATCACCCGCGACGGCACCCTCGCCCGCATGAGCTATGCCGATTGGGACGATGTGATGCGGGTCAATCTGGGCGGCTGCTTCAACATGGCCAAGGCAACCTTTGGCGGCATGGTCGAACGCGGCTGGGGCCGGATCGTCAATATCGGGTCGATCAACGGGCAGGCGGGCCAATATGGCCAGGTCAATTATGCCGCAGCGAAATCGGGCATCCACGGTTTCACCAAGGCGCTGGCGCAGGAAGGCGCCAAAAAGGGCGTGACGGTCAACGCCATCGCGCCGGGCTATATCGACACCGACATGGTCGCCGCGGTCCCCGCGCCGGTGCTGGAAAAGATCGTCGCGAAGATTCCCGTCGGGCGTCTCGGGCAAGCCGATGAAATCGCCCGCGGCGTGGCTTTTTTATGCAGCGAGGATGCCGGGTTTGTGACGGGATCGACGATGAGCATCAACGGCGGGCAGCATATGTACTGA
- a CDS encoding DUF1963 domain-containing protein, with protein MNQVQSAALMLAAAVLAFVALVLAIWWLRRPRTVPAAPRAPRTPGESRLPKLSRKAKVEVEPVEISASRLARVSGKAPLEPQAETDYDYRPIPAIDAESAAIEATLDAMASEVEDEAHRIEQSEVEAVTLRLVPQIPPRDAISTNSWLGGRPRLPGGMDWPQIDSEPADFLAQIDCASLPPALWDGLGPRDGALAFFIHRRGYRMHVVHLRNGDVAVTPPLALDDPDGWFGPHGGLRFGDLEPFAVRAFPEWPVDLVAVRPGDADPRVEADPNEPGATLYDRSYDIADPAFHPFDWGSMTAMAALLEMRLDRLMTEAVPPPGASAEAIVELEQRAAINREARTRAEEIIAIIHDSAAHEAFSASDATAVMSALHAIHWARSVHRVDPETGADTHETITLPLTTHRADANLWVHDYQTILFDRAKHAWCANPDSLSAPMRAFYEPYWRDLAAREMASIGHEPFRYVHDFDADRDAVLLELPTSGLMSRMFGDCDNLVVTIDKADLAVGDFSQLRVQVSN; from the coding sequence ATGAACCAGGTCCAATCGGCAGCGCTGATGCTCGCCGCGGCTGTGCTGGCCTTTGTGGCGCTCGTGTTGGCCATATGGTGGCTGCGCCGTCCCCGCACCGTCCCCGCCGCGCCGCGCGCGCCGCGGACGCCCGGGGAAAGCCGCCTGCCCAAGTTGTCGCGCAAGGCCAAAGTCGAGGTCGAGCCGGTTGAAATCTCCGCATCGCGGCTGGCGCGGGTCAGCGGCAAGGCGCCGCTCGAACCGCAAGCTGAGACGGACTATGATTATCGGCCAATACCCGCCATCGACGCCGAATCGGCGGCGATCGAGGCGACGCTCGACGCCATGGCCTCTGAGGTGGAAGACGAAGCGCATCGGATCGAACAGAGCGAGGTTGAGGCGGTCACGCTGCGCCTGGTGCCGCAGATTCCGCCGCGCGATGCGATTTCGACCAACAGCTGGCTCGGCGGACGGCCGCGCTTGCCCGGCGGCATGGACTGGCCGCAGATCGACAGCGAACCCGCCGATTTCCTCGCCCAGATCGACTGTGCCAGCCTGCCGCCCGCGCTGTGGGACGGGCTGGGGCCGCGCGACGGGGCGCTAGCCTTTTTCATCCATCGCCGTGGCTATCGGATGCACGTCGTCCACCTGCGCAACGGCGACGTTGCGGTCACGCCGCCGCTGGCGCTCGACGATCCCGATGGCTGGTTCGGGCCGCACGGCGGTCTGCGGTTCGGCGATCTTGAACCCTTTGCGGTGCGCGCCTTTCCCGAATGGCCGGTCGATCTGGTCGCGGTGCGCCCCGGCGATGCCGATCCGCGGGTCGAGGCCGATCCGAACGAACCCGGCGCGACGCTGTATGACCGCAGCTATGACATCGCCGACCCCGCCTTTCATCCGTTCGACTGGGGCAGCATGACCGCGATGGCGGCGCTGTTGGAAATGCGGCTCGACCGGCTGATGACCGAAGCCGTGCCGCCCCCGGGTGCCAGCGCCGAGGCGATCGTCGAACTGGAACAGCGCGCCGCAATCAACCGCGAGGCGCGCACCCGCGCCGAGGAAATCATCGCCATCATCCACGACAGTGCGGCGCATGAGGCCTTTTCGGCAAGCGACGCGACCGCGGTGATGTCGGCGCTCCACGCCATCCATTGGGCGCGCTCGGTCCACCGCGTCGATCCTGAAACCGGGGCCGATACGCACGAGACGATCACCCTGCCGCTCACCACCCACCGCGCCGACGCCAATCTGTGGGTGCATGATTATCAGACGATCCTGTTCGATCGCGCCAAACACGCCTGGTGTGCCAATCCGGACAGCCTGTCGGCACCGATGCGCGCCTTCTACGAACCCTATTGGCGCGATCTGGCGGCGCGCGAAATGGCGTCGATAGGGCATGAGCCCTTCCGTTATGTCCATGATTTTGACGCCGACCGCGACGCGGTGCTGCTCGAACTGCCGACCAGCGGGTTGATGAGCCGGATGTTCGGCGATTGCGACAATCTGGTCGTGACGATCGACAAGGCCGATCTGGCCGTCGGCGACTTTTCGCAGCTGCGCGTGCAGGTGAGCAATTAG
- the hemH gene encoding ferrochelatase, producing the protein MTLPTNHPPVPAPRIGVLLVNLGTPDGPDAPSVRRYLAQFLSDRRVVEIPQILWQPILRGIILTTRPKKSAHAYAQVWTPDGSPLAAITRAQSSALQTAFGGDVRVAYAMRYGNPAIGPATDALIAAGCQRILIAPLYPQYCAATTATVVDAVGDHLKTLRWQPALRYLPPYHDDPAYIAALKMSVEAGLAALDFTPDVLLASFHGMPERTLHLGDPYHCQCRKTARLLSEAMGRPIEVAFQSRFGRAKWLEPATDTRLEALGKAGQSVAIFAPGFSADCLETLEELAIRGKEQFAAAGGERLAYLPCLNAEAPGMAMLEALMRRELAGWL; encoded by the coding sequence ATGACGCTCCCCACCAACCATCCCCCCGTCCCGGCGCCGCGTATCGGCGTATTGCTGGTCAACCTCGGCACCCCCGACGGCCCGGATGCACCATCGGTGCGTCGCTATCTGGCCCAGTTCCTGTCCGACCGACGCGTCGTCGAGATTCCGCAAATCCTGTGGCAGCCGATCCTGCGCGGGATCATCCTGACCACCCGGCCCAAAAAATCGGCGCATGCTTACGCGCAGGTGTGGACCCCAGATGGATCGCCGCTGGCCGCGATTACCCGCGCCCAGAGCAGCGCGTTGCAGACGGCGTTCGGCGGCGATGTGCGGGTCGCTTATGCGATGCGCTATGGCAATCCGGCGATCGGCCCGGCGACCGACGCGCTGATCGCGGCGGGGTGCCAGCGCATCCTGATCGCGCCGCTTTATCCGCAATATTGCGCCGCGACGACCGCCACGGTGGTCGATGCGGTGGGCGACCATCTCAAAACGCTGCGCTGGCAACCCGCGCTGCGCTATCTGCCGCCCTACCATGATGACCCCGCCTATATCGCCGCGCTGAAGATGTCGGTCGAGGCGGGGCTGGCGGCGCTCGATTTCACCCCCGACGTGCTGCTCGCCAGCTTTCACGGGATGCCCGAACGCACGCTACACCTTGGCGATCCCTATCATTGCCAGTGCCGCAAGACCGCGCGGTTGCTGTCCGAAGCGATGGGCCGTCCGATCGAGGTCGCGTTCCAGTCGCGCTTCGGACGCGCCAAATGGCTCGAACCCGCGACCGACACCCGGCTCGAAGCCTTGGGCAAGGCGGGCCAGAGCGTCGCAATTTTCGCCCCCGGTTTTTCAGCAGACTGCTTGGAAACACTCGAAGAGCTGGCCATCCGCGGCAAGGAACAATTTGCGGCGGCTGGTGGCGAACGCCTTGCCTATCTGCCCTGCCTGAACGCCGAAGCCCCCGGCATGGCGATGCTGGAGGCGCTGATGCGCCGCGAACTCGCCGGCTGGCTATAG